The stretch of DNA TTATGAAAATAATTCAACTTATTCAATAAATCTACCAATTGCTGCTTTTCTAAATCTGTTAATTGCCCCGTCGCAATTGTTCCTATTTTTTGCAAAATTGGCAAAGCTTGTAAAAAAGCTCCTCGTCCTTTGTCTGTGATCCGAACTCGTCTAGCACGCTTATCATTCTCGTCCAAAAATGTCTCAATTAATTCGTTGCGTTCCAAACGCCGAATGACTTCCATCCCCGATGTAAACTCACTTGTATTTTTTTGGATCAACTCATTCTTTCTTAAGTCTCCCACCGTCGCTAGGGTTGCTAAAAACCCAAAATCTTCTGTCGTCTGTATATAAGACTCCTTAAAGCCTTTTCTGTAATAAAAACGAACATACTTGTGCAACAAGGATATTAATTGGCAAATTTGAGCATTAATTCCTCCCTGCAATGGAATAGATTTTAAGGACTTTTGGGGAGCTTGCTGCTCTAGCTTAGGCGCTCCATTCATCCATATCAAAAAATCATTAATATTTGTTTCTTTTTGCTTATTTTTTTTTTCAAACTGATCTAAATAAGGCAATAATTCTGTAAGCAATTTATATTTCATATTTGGCAAACCTTTTATTTATAAGAAGTTATCTACTTAAATAGAACTTTATCGAGTAAGAATTCGTCAAAAATAGCTAACTATTTAAACTTATTTCAAAATACTATGTTATAACAACAAAATATCTATTAATTACAACAATAAAATAGAAAAATGAATTCCAACTTTGTACAAAAATATATTATTTTAATCACTTTTGTTATAATTCCGTACTTTATCAAAGCGCAAACAGGGATTATAAAAGGAAAAGTAGTTGAAGCAAGCAACAACCAACCTGTTCCATTCGCCAATGTAATCATAGACGGTACAAGTATAGGTGTTGTTACGGATATTGATGGCAACTATAAATTAACGAGTCTAGAGCCAGGTTTATACAATCTCTCTGCAAGCTTTCTAGGGTTTAAAACAGCTGCAAAAAGGGAAATTCAAGTAACCAACTCTAAACCTGCCAACATTGATTTTTTGTTAGAGGAAGATAAAGAAAACATAAAAGAAGTAGTTGTAAAAGCTTCTCCATTTAAGCAGCCAGCAGATGCACCACTATCTTTACAAACAATTGGAACCGCAGAAATTCAACGCAACCCTGGAGGCAATCGTGATATTTCAAAAGTTGTCCGTTCTTTACCAGGTGTTACCAGTGCTTCTAGTTTTAGAAATGATTTATTAATTAGAGGAGGAGGCCCTAGTGAAAATAGATTTTATTTAGATGATATTGAAATCCCCAATATTAATCATTTTGCAACTCAAGGATCTTCTGGTGGCCCTAATGGTCTAATTAATGTTGATTTTATTCGAGAAGTAGATTTTTATAGCAGTGCATTTCCTGCCAATCGAGGCAACTCAATGAGTTCTGTTTTTAATTTTAAACAAAAAAATGGTCGTGACGATCGTCTAGGTTTCACCGCTACAGTAGGTTCTAGCGATTTGGCGGCTACACTCGAAGGTCCCATTGGCAAAAAGACCACTTTCCTATTTTCCATTCGTCAATCTTATCTTCAATTTTTATTTCAAGCATTAGATTTGCCATTTTTGCCGATTTATAATGACTTTCAATTTAAGTTTAGAACAAGATTCGACAACAAAAATGAATTTTATGTTGTGGGTTTGGGGGCTTGCGATCGTTTTAAATTAAACCTAAATGCCAATAAAACCGAAGAACAACGCTACCAATTGGCACGTCTTCCTGTTTATTTTCAATGGAATTATACGCTTGGAGCCGTATACAAACACTATATGGATAAAGGAGTCTTTACGGCTGTTTTGAGTAGAAGTATGCTAAATAACGACATTTACAAACACCTTGATAATGACGAAAGCCAAAAAAGAATCATTGATTATACTTCTCAAGAAGCAGAAAACAAATTGCGTTTAGAACATAAGGTAAACCTTCCCAAAGGCTTTATCCTTAATTATGGTTTTGGTTATGAATATGCTCGTTACACCAATCTAACTAAAATTAATGCCACCAACTATCAAGAGATTAGAACCAAACTAAGCCTTAATAAATATGGTTTGTTCGCTCAACTTAGCAAAAAGCTAATCTCTGATCGGCTGGTCTTGTCAACAGGAGTTCGCATGGACGGCAATGATTACAACCAAAATATGCTCAATCCTCTCAATCAAGTTTCACCAAGATTCTCGGCTTCTTTTGCTATTTTACCAGGTCTAACCTTAAACGCCAATACAGGACTTTATTATCAATTGCCTTCTTATACCACCTTAGGCTATCAAGAAGATGGTGAGTTTGTCAATAGAGATCGACTCCAATACACTCGCTCTTTTCATGTCGTTGGAGGCTTGGCTTATGTCACTAAAAGTAGTACCAAATTTAGTTTAGAAGCCTATTATAAATTGTACGATAATTATCCATTTTTATTAAATGAGCAGGTTTCATTAGCCAATTTCGGGGCAGATTTTGGAGTGATTGGCGATGCTCCCATTTCCTCTACTGGAAAAGGACGAACTTATGGATTAGAATTACTGGTACAACAACGACTCTATAAAGGATTTTACGGAATATTAGCCTATACCTTGGGCTGGTCAGAATATACCGATGGAGAGGGGCAATTTATTCCTTCGGCTTGGGACAGTCGCCATATTGTCAACTTGGCTGTTGGCAAAACATTCAAAATTATGAATAAAGACATTCGAGCAAAAATAAATGCCAAACGATCGGCCAAAGGAAAAGCAATCAATACTCGAACGATAACAACACAAACACTAGATGTTGGCACCAATGTCCGCTTCCAAACGGGTTTGCCTTACACTCCCTATGACGAAGAGCAATCTGCCTTAGTAAGCAATTGGAATCGTTTTAGACAAGGAATTTTAGATTATGACCAACTCAACAGCCAACGATTAGGGCTCAATTACAGCATTGACCTTAGGATTGATTACAAGTGGTTTTTCCCCAAATGGAGTCTTAATCTATACTTAGACCTTCAAAATATTCCTGGGGTAGTCACGGGTACTTCTTCTTTAATTCTGGAGGAGGATGCAGATGGAAATCCACAAATTCAAAATCCTGGAATGCCTAATCAATCCTACCAACTTAAAACCATTGAAGCCAGTAGAGGTACTGTAGTGCCTACGCTTGGGATTATTGTGCAATATTAAGCCTTTGGGGCTGCATTCACGGATTTTGTGAAGCATTTAACTTTGATAATTTGGAGGTAAAACGACATGGATTATCTCCAAATTATCAATAGGTAAAGCCACCGTATTTATAAATGCTTCTCTTGTTCTAACCACTCGCTTTTTAAAATGCCATAACTAACCGAGTCATAGTATTTTCCAGCAACAATTCTAGCTTTTCTATATTCAGCTTCTTTTTTCATGCCTAATTTTTCGGCAAGCTTCATCATCCCAATATTTCCAGACCAAGTTGTTAACCCCAATCGGACGATATTTTCTTTTTCAGCAAAAATTTCTGCTATCCACAATCGAAGTGCGCTAAAGCCAATCCCCTGTCCCCAATATTGCTCATCAAAAATTATGATTCCTATTTCTAACCAAAACGTTTCTTGGGATTTCCAATACCAACTTACTTCGCCAATCACTGCATCAAATTCATTTGATATAATTTTTTTATGGGCTATATTCGTTCCATTTAACAAAGCTTCTCTTAATTGAGTCATTCGAACCTCCACCTCCACAGCAGATTCTTTCACAAAATAAGGGCCATTTAGTGTATGGTATTTATGATGTGGTAATTGCCAGTATTGATAGGCTTCTAAATCCTTTAAGGTTAACGTTCTAAGTCTAATCATTTTCTTTTTGTACGTTCTGTTTCTGCTGGGGTACGTTTTTGCACCCAAGAATTATCGTAAGCTTCAAAAAAACCTGTTTTATGTGCTTCCTTTTGGTTAATCTTGCCATCTGCATATTTAGCAAAGGCTTCAAAAGCCTTTGGCTTTTGCTCCTTCATAACAATTAGCGCAGCATTAGCCGCAGATTTTACAGCAATTGGTACGCCTCCTCCCAAATCAGCCCAATGCCCTCCCAAAAGCAAATTCTTAACGGGGGTTTTATAATGGGCAATTTTTGCCTCCATATTGGCACGACCAGGACGAGCTCCCATGATAGAGCCTCCACGATTGTAGCTATACCTCCAATGAGTGATGGGAGAAGCAACATCCAAAAATAAAATATGGCTTTTTAGGTCTACCCCTAAACGTTCCTCTATTCTATCAATGATAATAGCTGCGAACTCCTCTTTAAGTTGGTAATATTCATCGGTTCTAACATAGTTGCCCTTTTCATCTAGGGTGCAGCCCCAATAGTTTTTATAGTCGATGTGAGCCGCAGAATAGACGGTCAATGTCCCTTTGCCATCAGGAGCCAAACTTTTGTCTCTCAAACTAGGAGGAATAATCGAAATTGCCGTAGTATGAGGATCACCAGAGTCATGAGCGGTTCTACTAATTCCCTCTTTTTGAATCATAATTAATTCTTCTCCAAATCCTAAATCCTCAGTGGGACAATCCAATGCCATAGAAATGGCAACCGCAGAACTGTATAATTCTGCTGATTTGAGATTATCTTTTAACTTTTGAGGAATGCTCTCTTTGGGGAGTAATTTTTCATACAACATTTCTACATCACAAGCAGCAATCACCTGTTTGCTTTTTACCTTATGCAAGCTTCCCTTTCGTTCAAAAACAAGCCCTTTGCAGATTCCATTTTCTAATAAAATTTCTTGGACAGTTGCCCCATAAACAATATCATTTCGATAATACTCTGTAACGTGCACCAACCATTCGATAAATACTTGGCTCCCCCCTGCTGGCGGCAACTGATAATCGCCCAAATAAGCCCACGCAATTGGCAATAAGCAGGACAATAGATCATGCTCAGAAGCCCAATAACGGTGTAATTCAGGGTCTTTAAAAAAGAGGTTTAGTCCTTTGGGCACCCCTTCTTCTCCATGATACCAAATATAACGAAACAAAGGTCGAATAAAAGAAAGCTTTTTTAGACCATTTGATATTTTATCCATCCATGACATGGTATCTGTTGCTCGAAAATTTTCAGCGTGCAAATCCCATGTACGGGCTATTTTTTTAGCAGCATCAAAAAATTGCTCTATTCCAGCCTTTTCATGTGGAAAATCAGCAATAAGCTGTTCTTTTAATTCATCAGGATTATCAGTTAATACATAATCGAATTTTTCCGTTTTATTTCGATAGATTCGCTTCATAGGCTGTGCTTGAGGTCTATCCTCTCCTATAAACTGAAACACCCTTGTTACAATTCCTTTTTTGCCACACTGATTCAACCAATGAATTGCAGAATCGAATCGAAATTCCTTGCGTCTAAACCCCGCTAAGTAGCCTCCTGCATGTGGCTCCTTTTCTACAACACAGACAGACAAACCAGTACGACTCAATAAAGCCGCTGCTGTCATTCCTGAAACTCCTGCCCCAATAATCACTACATCATATTCAGATTTCGCCACAATTTCGTTCATAATTTCTTTATTAGTAATACCCTATTGATTTTTTCATAGAGTAATGTTATTCGTTGATTTGTGTTTTATTTAAAAACAATTCAGGCATTTAACTCATATATTCTCAAAAAATACAAAACTAGCAAATAAATTCAACTTCCTCAACTCTTTTTAGAGAGTTCTTAAATCATCGTTTTCGAACCCTAAATCCTCCATTATTCCATTGATAAACGTTGATTTTGCTTGGGCATAATCGTTGACGGATTCCCAATCCAAACCAGCCAAATGCAGTTTTAACGCTTCGTAGGCTTTTCTGTCCGTTGCATTTTTTCTCAGATGATTTCTAAAAGCCAGATGACGCCTATAAAACAACGTATTTTCTTGCACAACATGTACATTAAACAGCCGCTTAAAAGTTCTATCTGAAGGCATAAGATCATCAGAAGCTATTTCTTTATTGGTCCACTTTACTAGAGGATTTTTAGATTTTACTCGAATAAAAAAACGCCGAAAAGGCATTATATCATTATATTTAGAAACATAAATATAACCGAGTTGTTGAAACACAGCAATACAGTCTTCTAATGCTTCCTCTGTCCTTAGTCCCAACATAATATCCACAATAGGCTTAGCGGCTAATTGAGGAATCGAAGTACTCCCTATATGCGCTATTTTTGTAGCGATATTTGCTATCTTTAATGCCGCTAAAATGCGCTGTTCTTCCTTTTGGTAAGTTAGCTTCCAATAAGGGCTATATTCAACGATTTCTATCTTCATTGGTTTGATTCTATAATTTTATGTCTAAATTCGTCTTATTTTTTATTACCATTATAAGTAGTCTTACTTTATACGGAACAACACACAATAATAGTAAGTTAACTTTTATAAATCATAAGATAACTATGTCGCAAGATTCCAATAAAGTAATTGTTTATTTGCTCTCAGGCTTGGGCTTAGATCCTGCCGTATTCAAACGACTAGAACTCAAAGCAGATGAGATTCATCATTTGCATTGGTTAGAGCCCCAGAAAAAAGAAACCCTAGCCGCTTACGCACAACGAATGGCCTCAGGTATTCCGTCTACCAACGATTCATTAATTCTAATTGGTCATTCCTTTGGCGGAGTGCTAATGCAAGAAATTTCAACGTTAGTCCCTACCAAAAAAGTCATTTTAATTTCTAGCATCAAAACAAAAAAAGAAAAAGGAGCAGGTATGAATTTTTGGATGCGAGCCTTTCCTTTTCATCGACTGGTTACGCAAAAAATGGTCATTGGTTCTTTCAAATCTTGGGGTAAAAAACACGGTTATACTAGTCCAGAAGCACAAGAATTGTTTCTGAATGCGGCTGCTCAACACAGTAGTTATTATTTCAGATGGGCAACTTCTAAAATTTGCGCTTGGGCTCCTCAACAGATTAGCGTTCCTATTGTCCACTTGCATGGCACAAAAGACAAAACTTTCTCCTACAAAAGATTAGAAGAACCCGTATTGTTAATTGAAGGTGGCAGCCATCTAATGGTTTTTAACCAAGCCGAAAAAGTAAGCTCCTTAATCAATAAGGAATTGGTTCCGTAACGTTTAATATTCAAAATCCATATTGGGGCCAGGAAAACCAAAGAGGTGTTTTTCTCGAATGTACTTGGCAACTTTAGGTGAAACCAATTTGTCCCAACCATTTTCGTCTTTTCTCAACATTTGCAAGACTTTCATAGAATAAATGTGCAACAAACTTTCATCAAACCCTTCAATATCCACTACATGTCTATTTTCTACAATATGCTTGTACAAATAACGAATGCCACTTGGAATTGGCAAATTTCGGCAAGTCATCAACTCACCTCCTCCTTCGCTTGGTGCAGGATAAACATAAGCTCGAACATTTCTAGTAAAAATCTCGCCATAAGATGCAATTAAGCGCCCGTCCCTATTTCTATAATATTTGCTATTGACAATATCAAGTAAGCCCCTTGCACTAATGACGATACCCAATTTTGCGACCCGATAATCTGCCAAGTAATTAATCAAGCGTTTGTACTGGTCACAATTGGTAATCATTACATTCTGCCCCAAATGGTTCAACAAAGTAACCCGATCTAGATAATCCTGTTCATCTACTTTTCCTGTATCTCTACGCAAATCTTTTAAGGTAATTTCGGCTAAGGTATGCGTACCTCTTGGGGATAAATCCTCTTCTAAACTAAACTGTTTTTCTGCCGATCGTAAACGATCTAGTGTTCTAAGACTTGCAGGTCTAAAGCTTCCTCTTACCACTAGTGCATTATGTTTGTACATAAACTCCGAAGGATGCATAGGAATTCCCTTGGCATCAAACATGGCAACGTCCGTCATATTTCGCTTGACGAGTTCCAAGGTGACCAATCGATTATCAACGTTCAAAAATTGAGGGCCATTAATCCTCATCATATCGATCTTTATTCGGTTTTGAATCCCCTCTAATAAAGAAGCTAAGAGTTTGGTATAATCGCCATAGTAATAATAGCAGGCATAAATTAAATTGACCCCCAACATACCTATGGCTTGCTGTTGTAAGGCAATATCATTATCCAATAACTCAATATGCAAAACAATATCATTGGGCTCACCTTGAGGATGGAGTTGAAAACGAATGCCTACCCACCCTTGTCCTTTATTTGTTTTGTGATAATTGATGGTTTCTACTGTATCTGCAAAAGCAAATAGGCGGCATTCTGGCCGTTCGGCACTCAAGCGATCCAACATCAAATCATACTCGTGATCCAACATTTTATACAATCTAGATTCACAGACATAACGACCCAATTTTTCAACACCATAAATATCGTCACTTACCACTTTGTCGTAAGCAGAAATAGTTTTGGCAATTGTTCCTGAAGAAGCGCCAGCTTTAAAGAAATATTGAGCAACTTCCTGCCCCGCACCAATCTCGGCAAAAGAGCCATAAATATTGCTATCTAAATTAATTTCAAGTGCTTTTTGTTGGGGTTCAAGAATTTGTATTGGCATATTTTTATCTTCTAATGTGTTGAAAGCGTTTCTATGATCGGATTAAGCCCGAATATAACAAAATAAAATAGCTTCTAAAAGTTGTTTAGGCTAAGAAAATCAAAAGTTTATTAAATCGTATTGTGATCTAGTCGTTCATTTATTCTGGCTTAAAAAAAGATCGAGGAATAATTTCCATTTTACGCATTAAAAAGGTCGCATTTTTGTTTTTAGCAATTCCTCGGTTTAGTTGATAATCAAAACTCAACTCTTCGTTCTCAATGATGCTCTCAAAACAAAGATTTTCAACTTTAGTGGGCAACTCATCCTGCATATTCCCTAGTTCCAAATCGTGTGTAGCCACCATTGCCAAACAATTAAATTCGATAAAGTGACGCACCAAAAGCTGTGAGCCCAAAAGCTTATCTTCTGAGTTGGTTCCCTTTAATATTTCATCTAAAATAATAAAAGAAGGTTTTCCTTTTTTTAGCGTATTAATGATATACTGCAAGCGCAATAATTCTGCTTGAAAATAAGAAGTTTGTTGGCTTATAGAGTCTTGCACTCGCATGGAGGTCATAATATCCATTATTGAACACCTAAATTTAGTGGCACAAACAGGAGCGCCACACTTTGCCAACAGCAAATTAATAGCCACACAACGCAAAAAGGTACTCTTTCCTGCCATATTAGAACCTGTAACCACAAAAACCCGATGTTGAGCTCCTAGTTTTGTATCGTTACAAACTCTTTCAGCTCTAGGGATTAAAGGATGCCCCAAGGCAGAAGCTTCAATAAAAAGCTCGTCAGTTTTTTCTAACTGAGGAAAATTAAGTTCTGGATTATTATAGTTAAAAGTAGCCAAACTAACCAAGGTATCTAATGCAGCAACACTTTCTAGCCAATTGGTCAAAAAAGCTTTGTGTTTTTGTTTCCAGCCTTCTAATGCAAACAAACAATGTACATCATATAAAATGAGCAAGTTGAGCCCCAAGCCCACAAAGATGTTCAAACGTTGATCAAAATAATTGACAATGGTAGACAAGCGCCCAAATCCTGATTGGGCAGCTTCGGCAACTTCTTTTATTTCATTTAGCACCGCTGAATCTTCAAATTCTTGCTGATTAGCTAGATTTAATAAAGACACATACATTTTCAGGATTTCCTGCCGTTGTCCTATTGCCGTATGTTCCTTCCCTACATATTTGCTTTTGATTCCCAGCAAACCAAAATTAAAAAGCCCAACAATCAGTAAGGGTACGTGGTTTAGGCTTACGATAAAGTAGCCCAATGCACTGAGCGCAATTAGTGGCATCAATACTCGAATGATTCTCCAAAAAGGAGCATTCAAAAAAGCCATAGGTGCTTCTGCCCATTCTTTCAAATAACTAATATCTTCTAAGGTATCTTCTGTAATCCTCCCATTTGCCATAAATTCTTGGCGAAAATCAATTTTGGGCGCTAGAACCTGAACGGCTTTTTGTTGTTGATAAATTTGTGTTGGCTCTTCCAAAGGAGCTTTTAATAAATTTGCCAAACGCTGTTTCCCTTTAGATGTTGAGGTTCTATTTAGAAAAGCAAAAATTCCCGAAGGTCCAAATAGATCCAAATCCGAACAATAGTCATGCATTGGGTCATCGTATTCTTTGCCACCGTCAAATTGTGGTCGGTTATTCTGTACGATGTCTAATTCTTTTTGGTTGATAATAACCAATTCATCAATTCTCCGCTTCTCATCAAAATGACGCTGGTGCAAACGCACAAAAAAGATAAAAATTGGTAAGGTTGCTAAAAAGCCCCACCACCAATACATATCCTGAAACTCTGATCCAAAAAACTTCACCAATAGATAAACCATTAGCACAAATAAACCTACCCGAACATTGCCAATCTGCCACATTCTTTGAGCCTTCTCTT from Aureispira anguillae encodes:
- a CDS encoding MarR family winged helix-turn-helix transcriptional regulator; the encoded protein is MKYKLLTELLPYLDQFEKKNKQKETNINDFLIWMNGAPKLEQQAPQKSLKSIPLQGGINAQICQLISLLHKYVRFYYRKGFKESYIQTTEDFGFLATLATVGDLRKNELIQKNTSEFTSGMEVIRRLERNELIETFLDENDKRARRVRITDKGRGAFLQALPILQKIGTIATGQLTDLEKQQLVDLLNKLNYFHNPIFHEEKEANLVNIIEDYVQ
- a CDS encoding TonB-dependent receptor encodes the protein MNSNFVQKYIILITFVIIPYFIKAQTGIIKGKVVEASNNQPVPFANVIIDGTSIGVVTDIDGNYKLTSLEPGLYNLSASFLGFKTAAKREIQVTNSKPANIDFLLEEDKENIKEVVVKASPFKQPADAPLSLQTIGTAEIQRNPGGNRDISKVVRSLPGVTSASSFRNDLLIRGGGPSENRFYLDDIEIPNINHFATQGSSGGPNGLINVDFIREVDFYSSAFPANRGNSMSSVFNFKQKNGRDDRLGFTATVGSSDLAATLEGPIGKKTTFLFSIRQSYLQFLFQALDLPFLPIYNDFQFKFRTRFDNKNEFYVVGLGACDRFKLNLNANKTEEQRYQLARLPVYFQWNYTLGAVYKHYMDKGVFTAVLSRSMLNNDIYKHLDNDESQKRIIDYTSQEAENKLRLEHKVNLPKGFILNYGFGYEYARYTNLTKINATNYQEIRTKLSLNKYGLFAQLSKKLISDRLVLSTGVRMDGNDYNQNMLNPLNQVSPRFSASFAILPGLTLNANTGLYYQLPSYTTLGYQEDGEFVNRDRLQYTRSFHVVGGLAYVTKSSTKFSLEAYYKLYDNYPFLLNEQVSLANFGADFGVIGDAPISSTGKGRTYGLELLVQQRLYKGFYGILAYTLGWSEYTDGEGQFIPSAWDSRHIVNLAVGKTFKIMNKDIRAKINAKRSAKGKAINTRTITTQTLDVGTNVRFQTGLPYTPYDEEQSALVSNWNRFRQGILDYDQLNSQRLGLNYSIDLRIDYKWFFPKWSLNLYLDLQNIPGVVTGTSSLILEEDADGNPQIQNPGMPNQSYQLKTIEASRGTVVPTLGIIVQY
- a CDS encoding GNAT family N-acetyltransferase, encoding MIRLRTLTLKDLEAYQYWQLPHHKYHTLNGPYFVKESAVEVEVRMTQLREALLNGTNIAHKKIISNEFDAVIGEVSWYWKSQETFWLEIGIIIFDEQYWGQGIGFSALRLWIAEIFAEKENIVRLGLTTWSGNIGMMKLAEKLGMKKEAEYRKARIVAGKYYDSVSYGILKSEWLEQEKHL
- a CDS encoding phytoene desaturase family protein produces the protein MNEIVAKSEYDVVIIGAGVSGMTAAALLSRTGLSVCVVEKEPHAGGYLAGFRRKEFRFDSAIHWLNQCGKKGIVTRVFQFIGEDRPQAQPMKRIYRNKTEKFDYVLTDNPDELKEQLIADFPHEKAGIEQFFDAAKKIARTWDLHAENFRATDTMSWMDKISNGLKKLSFIRPLFRYIWYHGEEGVPKGLNLFFKDPELHRYWASEHDLLSCLLPIAWAYLGDYQLPPAGGSQVFIEWLVHVTEYYRNDIVYGATVQEILLENGICKGLVFERKGSLHKVKSKQVIAACDVEMLYEKLLPKESIPQKLKDNLKSAELYSSAVAISMALDCPTEDLGFGEELIMIQKEGISRTAHDSGDPHTTAISIIPPSLRDKSLAPDGKGTLTVYSAAHIDYKNYWGCTLDEKGNYVRTDEYYQLKEEFAAIIIDRIEERLGVDLKSHILFLDVASPITHWRYSYNRGGSIMGARPGRANMEAKIAHYKTPVKNLLLGGHWADLGGGVPIAVKSAANAALIVMKEQKPKAFEAFAKYADGKINQKEAHKTGFFEAYDNSWVQKRTPAETERTKRK
- a CDS encoding GrpB family protein, giving the protein MKIEIVEYSPYWKLTYQKEEQRILAALKIANIATKIAHIGSTSIPQLAAKPIVDIMLGLRTEEALEDCIAVFQQLGYIYVSKYNDIMPFRRFFIRVKSKNPLVKWTNKEIASDDLMPSDRTFKRLFNVHVVQENTLFYRRHLAFRNHLRKNATDRKAYEALKLHLAGLDWESVNDYAQAKSTFINGIMEDLGFENDDLRTL
- a CDS encoding alpha/beta hydrolase, translated to MSQDSNKVIVYLLSGLGLDPAVFKRLELKADEIHHLHWLEPQKKETLAAYAQRMASGIPSTNDSLILIGHSFGGVLMQEISTLVPTKKVILISSIKTKKEKGAGMNFWMRAFPFHRLVTQKMVIGSFKSWGKKHGYTSPEAQELFLNAAAQHSSYYFRWATSKICAWAPQQISVPIVHLHGTKDKTFSYKRLEEPVLLIEGGSHLMVFNQAEKVSSLINKELVP
- a CDS encoding TonB-dependent receptor, which translates into the protein MPIQILEPQQKALEINLDSNIYGSFAEIGAGQEVAQYFFKAGASSGTIAKTISAYDKVVSDDIYGVEKLGRYVCESRLYKMLDHEYDLMLDRLSAERPECRLFAFADTVETINYHKTNKGQGWVGIRFQLHPQGEPNDIVLHIELLDNDIALQQQAIGMLGVNLIYACYYYYGDYTKLLASLLEGIQNRIKIDMMRINGPQFLNVDNRLVTLELVKRNMTDVAMFDAKGIPMHPSEFMYKHNALVVRGSFRPASLRTLDRLRSAEKQFSLEEDLSPRGTHTLAEITLKDLRRDTGKVDEQDYLDRVTLLNHLGQNVMITNCDQYKRLINYLADYRVAKLGIVISARGLLDIVNSKYYRNRDGRLIASYGEIFTRNVRAYVYPAPSEGGGELMTCRNLPIPSGIRYLYKHIVENRHVVDIEGFDESLLHIYSMKVLQMLRKDENGWDKLVSPKVAKYIREKHLFGFPGPNMDFEY
- a CDS encoding MutS-related protein, yielding MNLEKIYQERLDNFVVQQKEKAQRMWQIGNVRVGLFVLMVYLLVKFFGSEFQDMYWWWGFLATLPIFIFFVRLHQRHFDEKRRIDELVIINQKELDIVQNNRPQFDGGKEYDDPMHDYCSDLDLFGPSGIFAFLNRTSTSKGKQRLANLLKAPLEEPTQIYQQQKAVQVLAPKIDFRQEFMANGRITEDTLEDISYLKEWAEAPMAFLNAPFWRIIRVLMPLIALSALGYFIVSLNHVPLLIVGLFNFGLLGIKSKYVGKEHTAIGQRQEILKMYVSLLNLANQQEFEDSAVLNEIKEVAEAAQSGFGRLSTIVNYFDQRLNIFVGLGLNLLILYDVHCLFALEGWKQKHKAFLTNWLESVAALDTLVSLATFNYNNPELNFPQLEKTDELFIEASALGHPLIPRAERVCNDTKLGAQHRVFVVTGSNMAGKSTFLRCVAINLLLAKCGAPVCATKFRCSIMDIMTSMRVQDSISQQTSYFQAELLRLQYIINTLKKGKPSFIILDEILKGTNSEDKLLGSQLLVRHFIEFNCLAMVATHDLELGNMQDELPTKVENLCFESIIENEELSFDYQLNRGIAKNKNATFLMRKMEIIPRSFFKPE